The proteins below come from a single Iocasia fonsfrigidae genomic window:
- a CDS encoding response regulator transcription factor, with protein sequence MSTILVVDDDPHIRELLRVFLKKEGFDTQEALDGEEALVKLEQVKVDLVILDIMMPKMDGWQLCKELRGYYDIPILMLTAKGETSQKIKGFQLGTDDYLVKPFEPMELVMRVKALLKRYQIAVSQKVKIGKLTMNHKTYETLVGSKILDLPLKEFELLFKLASFPGRTFTRDQLIEDIWGYDFDGNERTLDVHISRLRERFPEEEYSFKIKTIRGLGYRLEVFS encoded by the coding sequence ACCCACATATTCGAGAATTACTCAGAGTGTTTTTGAAAAAAGAAGGTTTTGATACTCAGGAAGCATTAGACGGAGAGGAAGCCCTTGTCAAATTAGAACAAGTAAAGGTAGATCTTGTAATTCTTGATATAATGATGCCAAAGATGGATGGTTGGCAATTGTGCAAAGAACTTAGGGGGTATTATGATATTCCTATATTAATGCTGACTGCAAAAGGGGAAACTAGTCAAAAAATCAAGGGATTTCAATTAGGTACTGATGATTACTTGGTTAAACCCTTTGAACCAATGGAACTGGTAATGAGGGTTAAGGCTTTATTGAAGAGGTATCAAATTGCTGTTTCACAAAAAGTAAAGATCGGAAAATTAACAATGAATCATAAAACATATGAAACTTTAGTGGGGAGTAAAATATTAGATCTACCCCTTAAGGAATTTGAACTCCTATTTAAACTGGCCAGTTTTCCTGGAAGGACTTTTACCAGAGACCAACTAATCGAAGATATCTGGGGTTATGATTTTGACGGTAATGAACGAACACTGGATGTACATATTAGCCGTTTGCGGGAGCGGTTTCCAGAGGAGGAATACTCCTTTAAAATTAAAACTATTCGGGGTTTAGGTTATCGTCTAGAGGTATTTTCATGA
- a CDS encoding sensor histidine kinase, which produces MKVKHKISGLVRFILMLIFLVIMYSAAFFITDYIYKILDWELNELLNQIINSIFGLILTGLMLSIIRKIALSKGWMRKRDAFGTIIEAVERIATGDFSIRLDDDDIHEHYPVAKLRESVNKMALELDKMENMRQEFISNVSHEIQSPLTSISGFAEILGNEELSLEERQHYLGIIRIESKRLSRLSDNLLQLASLDAETIKFEPEVYHLDEQVRNLILACEPQWAVKKVEIELVLDKVSITADKDMLTQAWINLINNSIKYTPEGGRIKIELYQESKKVLFKITDTGIGIAEEDQKHIFERFFKTDKSRQRSKKGNGLGLSIVKKIIDMHHGEIEVDSKLGEGTSFTVLLPVKQ; this is translated from the coding sequence ATGAAGGTAAAGCATAAGATCTCTGGTTTAGTAAGATTTATATTAATGTTAATATTTTTGGTTATCATGTATTCAGCAGCTTTTTTCATAACAGATTATATATATAAAATATTGGACTGGGAACTCAATGAGTTGTTAAATCAGATTATAAATTCAATTTTCGGTTTGATTTTAACTGGTCTAATGCTGAGTATTATTCGAAAGATTGCCCTCTCCAAAGGGTGGATGCGGAAAAGGGATGCATTTGGGACAATAATTGAAGCCGTGGAAAGAATAGCAACTGGTGATTTTAGTATCAGGTTGGACGATGACGATATTCATGAACATTACCCGGTAGCTAAGTTAAGGGAAAGTGTAAATAAGATGGCCCTGGAACTGGATAAGATGGAAAATATGCGTCAGGAGTTTATATCTAATGTATCTCATGAGATTCAATCCCCCTTGACTTCTATTAGTGGTTTTGCAGAAATACTGGGAAATGAAGAACTTAGTTTAGAGGAGAGACAACACTATCTGGGTATTATTCGGATAGAGAGTAAAAGGTTATCAAGGTTAAGTGATAATTTGCTCCAATTAGCATCACTGGATGCGGAAACAATTAAGTTTGAACCAGAAGTATATCATTTAGATGAACAGGTTAGGAATCTTATTCTGGCATGTGAGCCTCAGTGGGCGGTAAAAAAGGTTGAAATAGAGCTTGTGCTGGATAAGGTAAGTATTACTGCTGATAAGGATATGTTGACACAGGCCTGGATTAATTTAATTAATAATAGTATTAAGTATACACCTGAGGGTGGAAGGATAAAGATTGAGTTATATCAAGAGTCCAAAAAAGTACTTTTTAAAATAACGGATACAGGAATTGGTATTGCTGAAGAAGACCAGAAGCATATCTTTGAACGTTTTTTTAAAACAGATAAATCTCGACAGCGTTCAAAAAAAGGAAATGGTTTAGGACTGTCCATAGTTAAAAAAATAATAGATATGCATCATGGTGAAATTGAAGTTGATAGTAAGCTGGGAGAAGGAACAAGTTTTACAGTATTGCTGCCAGTTAAACAATAG
- a CDS encoding ABC transporter ATP-binding protein: MIEVKNFTKKYGDFIAVDNISFNVEEGTIFAFLGPNGAGKSTTINTLCTILDKTEGELTINGNDVNRHKSRVRKDIGIVFQESTLDKQLTVEENLKLHCDFYSIPKYQVKERIDFALELVDLLEWRRSSVNSLSGGMKRRVEIARGLVHYPRVLFLDEPTAGLDPQTRANIWDYICKLQQEKNITIFLTTHYMDEAEICDMVAIIDQGQIVAFDTPDNLKNLYTTATIKVKVSEKKDLEEYLKGQSINYQLADKQFTIVSSALNETLEIISRFKFLIIDIEVYKGTLNDVFLAITGKEIRE, from the coding sequence ATGATTGAAGTGAAAAACTTTACAAAAAAATACGGAGATTTTATAGCAGTTGATAATATTTCTTTTAATGTGGAAGAAGGAACAATATTTGCTTTTCTGGGCCCAAATGGGGCCGGCAAATCGACAACTATTAATACTCTTTGTACGATACTTGATAAGACAGAGGGCGAATTAACTATCAATGGGAACGATGTAAACAGGCATAAGTCCAGAGTGCGCAAGGATATTGGGATTGTATTTCAGGAGTCAACCCTTGATAAACAATTAACAGTAGAAGAAAATCTTAAATTGCACTGTGATTTTTATAGTATACCTAAATATCAAGTAAAAGAGAGAATTGATTTTGCACTGGAACTGGTAGATTTGCTGGAATGGCGGAGATCTTCTGTTAATAGTCTTTCTGGTGGTATGAAAAGGAGGGTAGAGATTGCCCGTGGTCTGGTACATTATCCCAGAGTATTATTTCTTGATGAACCTACTGCTGGACTTGATCCGCAGACGCGGGCTAATATCTGGGATTATATCTGTAAGCTGCAGCAAGAAAAAAATATTACCATTTTTTTAACCACACATTATATGGATGAAGCTGAAATATGTGATATGGTAGCTATTATAGATCAAGGTCAAATTGTTGCCTTTGATACACCTGATAATCTTAAAAATTTATATACTACAGCAACTATAAAGGTTAAAGTGTCTGAAAAAAAGGATTTAGAAGAATATCTTAAAGGACAATCTATCAATTACCAATTGGCAGATAAGCAATTTACTATTGTTTCATCAGCACTTAATGAAACCTTAGAAATTATTTCAAGATTTAAATTTTTAATCATAGATATAGAAGTTTATAAAGGGACTTTAAATGATGTATTTCTGGCTATAACTGGAAAAGAAATCAGGGAATAA
- a CDS encoding ABC transporter permease — MRAVKAILIRNSINFSRDKMKLFFTILMSILFLFIFSFVMKSAAIGVEKPLDYLITGIIIMTVFQSALSNSMNTLEDISSGFMKEILVSPVSRWQISIGQILSSSIIAVFQGLIIIVIALIMGLRIDLFHLIEMSAFMIIVGITFSSIGLYLATLAKSSTTFQLMINVFVMPLTFLSGAYIPITVMPGFLKPIVYLNPLTYITAIFRYISLQMETSSSLELIKAGVAFSIKGFTILPYMGLFIILAICLIFFGLCVYQFNKADFSRVQVFTHRH; from the coding sequence ATGCGTGCAGTAAAAGCAATATTGATTAGAAATTCAATAAATTTTTCGAGAGATAAAATGAAATTATTTTTTACAATATTGATGTCAATTTTATTTCTCTTTATATTTTCCTTTGTAATGAAGTCAGCAGCTATTGGGGTAGAGAAACCATTAGATTATCTGATAACTGGTATAATAATAATGACGGTCTTTCAGTCTGCTCTAAGTAATTCCATGAATACCCTGGAGGATATTTCCAGCGGATTCATGAAAGAAATTCTGGTTTCCCCGGTAAGTAGATGGCAGATTTCTATAGGGCAAATTCTTTCATCATCAATTATTGCGGTATTTCAGGGTTTGATAATAATTGTAATAGCTTTAATTATGGGTCTAAGAATTGATCTATTTCATCTGATAGAAATGAGTGCTTTTATGATTATAGTAGGGATTACTTTTAGTTCAATAGGTCTATATCTGGCAACTCTGGCTAAAAGTTCAACAACATTTCAACTAATGATAAATGTATTTGTAATGCCCTTGACCTTTTTATCAGGGGCGTATATTCCAATAACAGTAATGCCGGGGTTTTTAAAGCCGATAGTATATTTAAATCCTCTGACTTATATAACAGCTATTTTTCGATATATTTCTTTACAAATGGAGACATCATCTTCCTTAGAACTAATCAAGGCAGGTGTAGCATTTAGTATTAAAGGCTTTACTATTTTACCATATATGGGATTGTTTATTATACTAGCCATATGTTTAATATTTTTTGGATTATGTGTTTACCAGTTTAATAAAGCAGATTTTTCTCGTGTTCAGGTTTTTACCCATAGACATTAA